Proteins from a single region of Planktothrix tepida PCC 9214:
- a CDS encoding cysteine dioxygenase: MNHYSVTPVLNTHPQILRDFPLTLEDFLNANMAVPSHLRTLEHLKPLVARLELSESFWRQFVLFHPDRYGSKIIIRNDDVEIALICWLPGQKSGVHPHKNAALNVTKVLQGSITQQYYRPDHQRQLVLDQEVTVSAGEITWTDRYEYHQLVNNAEQNCITLHVYTPVRE; encoded by the coding sequence ATGAACCACTACTCCGTTACTCCCGTTCTGAATACTCATCCCCAGATTCTACGCGACTTTCCCTTAACGTTGGAGGACTTCCTGAATGCAAATATGGCTGTACCGTCCCATCTGCGAACCCTGGAACACCTAAAACCCCTGGTGGCGCGACTAGAGTTGTCGGAGTCCTTCTGGCGACAGTTCGTTCTGTTCCATCCTGATCGGTATGGGTCGAAAATCATCATTCGTAACGATGACGTTGAGATCGCTCTGATCTGTTGGCTCCCTGGACAAAAATCGGGAGTTCACCCTCATAAAAATGCGGCTCTGAACGTGACGAAAGTGCTGCAAGGTAGCATTACCCAACAATACTACCGTCCCGATCACCAGCGCCAGTTAGTGCTGGATCAGGAGGTAACGGTGAGTGCTGGAGAAATCACTTGGACGGATCGCTACGAGTATCACCAACTGGTGAATAATGCAGAGCAAAACTGCATCACGCTCCATGTGTATACCCCAGTGCGCGAATAA
- a CDS encoding WYL domain-containing protein, protein MFLNDVNHILIGVPSSGKSTFAQYLAQLDQRYCIVSTDDVRRDLFGDETIQGDWKQIEIEVLKQIKNAIASGKLIIYDATNVKRAWRLNFLQKIAITLEQSSTWMGWHLTTPLETCKQWNQNRHRQVPDDVINQFAKFLTIFPPDITEGFIGIQQINVAELSLTLSEIKEILKGFSRSYQTRQSRTANYTLHPYSRLVDFERLIFLISLIIQYPGLGQLHETAPQKLQEIFKHVPPFNTELEEICGVMADLNGEVYSHSDAIRKNLLFLEKNGFLGISDPKANLQLELLSEGEVAQLKTQNLAWHRYSDFEPFERLMKVIRYIAHHPFQTNPNVEADSNSKRKTQKDLIEKLQTEANLIGHSLDSLQRDIEKVLKPYGIFPQFSLKRGYFIGTAIFSEHELKKLYGLLQSQKFHFDDPVAVEMTELFQQRIESSRLLELETIYPTRVIGNRGIVNPDTLPSSALLRNLEQLETAIVEGQLLEFEFFRDSGRFPGQNLEGFTAYPLQVVFHNIAWYLGYEIQDEHRQGLLQFERLDRLSLAKIKDKSRSFEQQQATLAKLTTLYKASFGIYLGKSVEEQQKFLSTDLKERKSVEIQVELWMTDQIFKFISEGNQRFHRSQMKMSRRPYKVATETDKTLFSLKPSSDPKFPNRFRVTLPCWSLDDIDLKRWILGFGRQVKVVNPEKLITLIQEEGTAIAENYKNN, encoded by the coding sequence ATGTTTTTAAACGACGTTAACCACATTCTGATCGGGGTTCCCAGTAGCGGTAAATCAACCTTTGCCCAATATTTAGCCCAGTTAGATCAACGCTATTGTATCGTTTCTACCGATGATGTTCGTCGAGATTTGTTTGGAGATGAAACCATCCAGGGGGACTGGAAACAGATTGAAATTGAAGTGCTAAAGCAGATTAAAAATGCGATCGCTTCAGGAAAATTAATTATATATGACGCCACCAATGTTAAACGAGCATGGCGACTGAATTTTTTACAGAAAATAGCCATTACCCTAGAACAATCCTCAACTTGGATGGGTTGGCATTTAACAACTCCCCTAGAAACCTGCAAACAGTGGAACCAAAACCGTCACCGTCAAGTTCCTGATGATGTCATTAATCAATTTGCTAAATTTCTGACTATTTTTCCTCCCGATATTACAGAAGGATTCATTGGCATTCAACAAATTAATGTTGCTGAATTATCATTAACCTTATCTGAAATTAAAGAAATTTTAAAAGGGTTCTCTCGTTCTTATCAAACTCGCCAAAGCCGAACCGCTAACTATACCCTCCATCCCTATTCTCGATTAGTAGATTTTGAACGATTAATTTTTTTAATTTCCCTAATTATCCAATATCCAGGGTTAGGTCAACTCCACGAAACCGCACCCCAAAAGTTACAAGAAATTTTTAAGCACGTTCCCCCTTTTAACACAGAACTCGAAGAAATTTGTGGAGTCATGGCTGATCTCAACGGAGAAGTTTATAGTCACTCAGACGCAATTCGGAAAAATTTATTATTCTTAGAAAAAAATGGATTTTTAGGAATCTCAGACCCAAAAGCTAATTTACAATTAGAATTATTATCAGAAGGAGAAGTTGCTCAACTGAAAACTCAAAATTTAGCTTGGCATCGCTATTCGGATTTTGAACCATTTGAACGGTTAATGAAAGTGATTCGCTATATTGCTCACCATCCTTTTCAAACCAATCCAAATGTTGAAGCAGATTCAAACTCAAAACGTAAAACCCAAAAAGACTTAATCGAAAAACTCCAAACTGAAGCGAATCTGATCGGTCATTCCTTAGATAGTTTACAGCGAGATATAGAAAAAGTTTTAAAACCCTATGGGATTTTCCCTCAATTTAGTTTAAAGCGAGGTTACTTTATCGGAACAGCTATTTTCTCTGAACATGAACTCAAAAAGCTTTATGGACTCTTACAATCTCAAAAATTCCATTTCGATGATCCGGTTGCAGTGGAAATGACAGAATTATTCCAGCAGCGAATAGAATCAAGTCGATTACTAGAGTTAGAAACAATTTATCCTACTAGAGTTATTGGAAATCGAGGAATTGTTAACCCGGATACTTTACCTTCATCCGCCTTATTAAGAAACTTAGAACAGCTAGAAACAGCAATTGTAGAAGGACAGTTATTAGAATTTGAATTTTTTAGAGATAGTGGTCGATTCCCCGGTCAAAACTTAGAAGGGTTTACCGCTTACCCGTTGCAAGTCGTATTTCATAATATTGCTTGGTATTTAGGTTATGAAATCCAAGATGAACATCGCCAAGGACTCCTCCAATTTGAACGGTTAGATCGGTTATCCTTAGCTAAAATTAAAGATAAATCTCGTTCTTTTGAACAACAGCAAGCCACTTTAGCAAAACTAACAACTCTTTATAAAGCTAGTTTTGGAATTTACTTAGGAAAAAGTGTAGAAGAACAGCAGAAATTTTTAAGTACCGATTTAAAGGAACGGAAGTCAGTCGAAATTCAAGTAGAATTGTGGATGACCGATCAAATCTTTAAGTTTATTAGTGAAGGAAATCAACGCTTTCACCGCAGTCAAATGAAAATGTCTCGTCGTCCTTATAAAGTAGCAACAGAAACAGATAAAACTTTATTTTCTCTAAAACCCAGTTCAGACCCTAAATTTCCTAACCGTTTTCGGGTGACTTTACCCTGTTGGTCACTGGATGATATTGATTTAAAACGTTGGATTTTAGGATTTGGGAGACAGGTGAAAGTTGTTAACCCTGAGAAATTAATCACATTAATTCAGGAAGAAGGAACAGCGATCGCAGAAAATTACAAAAATAATTAA
- a CDS encoding pentapeptide repeat-containing protein, whose translation MTQSMDDLKNGERLSTEKFKAEYAEGRRDFSYTNLTEINLQGMNLCGIDLRYAVLYKANLQGANLSQADLERANLSYANLSDANLSWANLSGTNLAHTKLWHTNLSWADLDAANPEHAQLKLTTITAVRLPWGVYIISHKKARKEFNEN comes from the coding sequence ATGACTCAATCAATGGATGATCTGAAAAATGGTGAACGGCTTTCTACAGAAAAGTTTAAAGCTGAATATGCGGAAGGACGGCGAGATTTCAGCTATACAAATTTGACTGAAATTAATTTGCAGGGGATGAATTTATGCGGGATTGACTTACGCTATGCAGTTCTATACAAAGCTAATTTGCAAGGTGCAAATTTAAGCCAAGCCGACTTGGAACGCGCGAATCTCAGCTATGCTAACCTCAGTGATGCTAATCTGAGTTGGGCTAATCTGAGTGGCACAAATCTAGCCCATACAAAGTTATGGCATACTAATCTGAGTTGGGCTGATTTGGATGCTGCTAATCCTGAACACGCTCAATTAAAATTAACAACAATTACAGCAGTACGTCTTCCTTGGGGTGTCTACATTATCAGTCATAAAAAAGCGAGAAAGGAATTTAACGAGAATTAA
- the cas2 gene encoding CRISPR-associated endonuclease Cas2 → MFYLICYDIVNDRRRNKVAKLLELYGWRVQKSVFEAVLNQDQYERLQKHLLKLLNPIEDQLRFYPLSQRSRNKVLILGFKPEFKIDDPVFIV, encoded by the coding sequence ATGTTTTATCTCATTTGTTACGATATCGTTAATGATCGTCGTCGAAACAAAGTTGCAAAACTGTTAGAACTTTATGGATGGCGAGTTCAAAAATCAGTATTTGAAGCGGTTTTAAATCAGGATCAGTATGAACGACTTCAAAAACATTTGCTTAAATTGCTAAACCCCATTGAAGATCAACTTAGATTTTATCCCCTTTCTCAACGCAGCCGAAATAAAGTTTTAATTTTGGGATTTAAACCTGAATTCAAAATTGATGATCCTGTTTTCATTGTCTAA
- the cas1 gene encoding CRISPR-associated endonuclease Cas1, with product MPTIYVIHPGSSIEVRSRYLQVFHKQQLCLGVPINRVTQIILFGICNLSRQTQVLIATRQIPVYYINVHGDQLGSLELTPQRSFKYQTHQLICSQDLEFVRAIAESITWAKLQNEIIVLKQLQPKSDHCNIENTINFLQLLADDLPSANSIEELWDYHATATSYYYPILASLVPQWSNRHSSFRLDLSHPVLQMLKLGYTFLHQQMALFIHDLGLDPEISNLHTLSQTNQPLVDDLIEEFRPILVDSLVVKLLQTGTITSSDFVPPNGSRGGYLQPSALQIFINHWEEKLATHIQHPFAGTISYRQCFELQVKEYIACLLGDIEFYQPLLMQKEKGKIKKMYAKEYLTQKNVVQVFSGKD from the coding sequence ATGCCAACAATTTATGTCATTCATCCCGGTTCCAGCATTGAAGTTCGCTCTCGTTACCTGCAAGTTTTTCATAAACAACAGTTGTGTTTAGGAGTTCCCATTAACCGAGTTACCCAAATTATTCTGTTTGGTATTTGTAACCTCTCCCGCCAAACTCAAGTTTTAATTGCAACTCGCCAAATCCCCGTCTACTATATTAACGTTCATGGGGATCAATTAGGAAGTTTAGAACTTACTCCTCAACGTTCTTTTAAATATCAAACCCATCAGTTAATTTGTTCTCAAGATCTTGAATTTGTGCGAGCGATCGCAGAATCAATTACTTGGGCAAAACTGCAAAATGAAATCATTGTTCTCAAACAATTACAACCCAAATCGGATCACTGTAATATTGAGAACACCATCAACTTTTTGCAACTTTTAGCTGATGATTTACCTTCAGCAAATTCCATTGAAGAATTATGGGATTATCATGCAACAGCCACCAGCTATTATTATCCTATTTTAGCATCATTAGTCCCCCAATGGTCAAACCGTCATTCATCTTTTCGTCTTGACCTTAGCCATCCGGTTCTTCAAATGTTGAAGCTCGGTTATACCTTTCTGCATCAACAAATGGCGCTGTTTATTCATGATTTAGGCTTAGATCCTGAAATCAGTAATCTCCATACACTCAGCCAAACGAACCAACCCTTAGTTGATGATTTAATTGAAGAATTCCGTCCGATTTTAGTTGATAGTTTAGTCGTTAAGTTATTGCAAACGGGCACAATTACTTCCTCAGATTTCGTTCCTCCGAATGGAAGTCGAGGAGGCTATCTTCAACCGTCTGCGCTCCAAATTTTTATTAACCATTGGGAAGAAAAACTCGCAACCCATATTCAGCATCCTTTCGCGGGAACAATCAGCTATCGCCAGTGTTTTGAACTGCAAGTTAAAGAATATATTGCTTGTTTGTTAGGCGATATTGAATTTTATCAACCTTTGTTGATGCAAAAGGAAAAAGGCAAAATCAAAAAGATGTATGCCAAAGAGTATCTAACTCAAAAGAATGTTGTTCAAGTTTTTAGCGGAAAAGACTAA